TTTGGGGCGTGTCATTTTGCTTTTTCGTAATTTCCACATTGTCAGGTGCTTGACCGGCACCTAATATGGCTTGACCCACTTTCACCTCAATAAATTTATTTTTCTATGACAGATAACATTACTACTCCAAAATCCAAAGCTTTAGACCGGCCCGTTGAAGCCAGAGACAACTCTGAGCGTCATATTGTTGCCAGTGCTTCGCAAGAGACAGACCGTCGCTTTGCCGAAGAATTGCAAGATATCCGCAAGCAAGGCAATCCGGCTACCCCCGAAAAGCTCCGCAGTACTGCTTTTGCAGCAATTGACCAGCTCTTTGGTCAGGCTGGCAAATTGGATGGTAAGGACCCGGCTAGTGACCCTGAGCGGGCTCGCTTTAATAGCGAAGTCAGACCAAATGCCCAGGCAGTGGCTGGCGGCACAGGCAATAGTCGCGAAATATTTAGAGATGCTGAAGCCAGGACTCTTTTGCCCATGATTGCTCGTGGTGACATACCTCAATTGCCGCTGCCTGGTGGTACTGGCGCTCGTGGCAACAGTGACAATGCGCCAATCAGACCAATAAACGGTTCGTTTTTTAGTCAGGCAGATTTAAATCGTCTGGCCAGTGGTGGCACCCTCGAAATCCAAGTCGGTCAAAGTGGGCGCGATGGCCGCAATGGCCGCAATACTCATGGTCCCCGCATGGACATGAATAACAGTGTCGACAAAGTGGTATCACTGATAAGCCGTAACGAAGGCAAAGCCAATACTATCAACTGGAATGATGCCGGTCATGGTATCTCAGTTGGTTTGCAACAAAGCAACCAACACAGAGGCAATTTGCCTGAGTTGCTCAAAGCTATGCACAAAGAAAACCCGGCAAAATTTGATGCTATTTTTGGTCGCAATGCCGCCAAAATGCTCAACGAAAACTTTGTACGCCATGCTCATTTTAGTCGCAATAACGAGCTTGGTCGAGCTATGCAAAGAGCTGTTAATGATCCCGAATTGCAAAAGCCTCAACTGGAATTGACCCGTGAGCATGTCCGACGTGCTGCCGAAATGGCTCGTCAGATGGGCATTAAGTCCACCATGGGTGTGGCTTTAGTGGCCGATTTGACCAATCAATTTGGTGAAGGCGGCGCCATGAAATATCTCAGACAGGCTCGTGGTCGTCACTCTGAAGAAGACAAAATCAGAGCTGTAGCCAATTCTTCTCGTCACGGTCATTCACACCGTGCAGCACGCTTCAATACAATTGCTTCATCCGGTATCGTCAGCAGCAGAGATACTTTTCAAGCCTGATTGCTTTGCAGCACTAGCGCTCTAATAGCCAGCTCGTAGCCAATTTGTCCGGTGCCAACGATGACACCACTGGCGATGTCCGATAAGAGACTCTTGTGTCTAAATTCTTCGCGCGCGTAGATGTTGGAGATATGCACTTCTACAAAGGGTAGTGCGACAGTAAGTAGCGCGTCTCTGAGGGCGATTGATGTATGCCCATAAGCGCCTGGATTGATGACAATGCCCTGATAGCCAGCCTGGGGCGCGCCCTGGATGGCATCAACTAGTGCGCCTTCGTGATTGCTCTGGACAAAATCGAGCAAACAGCCCAGCTCACTGGATTTTAGAGTCAGTTTGTTTTGTAAATCCTGCAATGTACCACTGCCATAAATGCTGGTCTCTCTGAGTCCGAGCAAATTTAGATTGGGTCCATTGATAACTAAAAGTCTGAGCATTACTCGACTTCGTCCGCTTCCATCTCCAGCGCTTCCAGAGCGCATTGGGCTTCAACCAAAAAGGGATCGTTGCGAGTCAAGAGCTGCTCGCGGCGGACCATGGCTACTAGCTCTCCGAGGATGTCGATAAGAGCTGTCTGGGAGCCTTCCTGGTTGGCTACTTCTTTGTCGATGATAAACATCGCTGAGCCCAGTAGCACTCGAGCTTCTACTGGTCGCAATTCTTTTGAGTTGGTGATTTCGCCAAGGAGTTCGGTATCGACTTTGTTTTCGAGGACAAGACCTTTGCCAAAGGTCAAAACCGAATTGAGCAAACCTTTGCTGCGTTCTTCTGGCAAAGATGCTGCCGCTCTAATCAGGTTGAGGCGGTTGCCAGCATCACCTAAAGATTCGGCGCTATCCACCAGGTTTCTGACCTGGTTGGCTTTGGTATTAAATTGACGGCGCAGTTCGTTTTCGGCGACAGATGAGACCGGCTTGGTCGCTGCGTCAAAACGCTTGTCATAGTAATCCTGTACGTGCTGCCTCTTGAGTTCGATGCCAAAGGGCATGAGCTCCATAAAGATAGACTCCAGCCCCTCGAGTTGGGACTGCAGATACATGAGCTCATCTTGGGTAACGGTCACCAATAACTCCTTACAAGGTCAAGCAAAGCGTATCTTACTACGGCACCAATTTCTCCCACATAATAGCATCGCCTGGAACAACCTGATTCAAACTTATGCGATACAAGTGAGGATAAGTCGAGACACCTCCTCAATTGTGTGTCTTGTTGTGTCGATAATGTCATTAGCTCGCTTGTAAACAGGCTCTCTAAGAGTAATCAAGGTCTCTATGCGGGATGTAAGTGTGTCACTTGGGTTATCTGTTTGATTGAGCATCGGTCTTGCTGGTCCATCCTGTACTCTCTTGGCAAGGATTTCAGGGTTGGCTTTGAGATAGACGATATGACCAATCGACTCTAATACTTCAAAATTGCCAGCAGTTATGGGCAGTCCTCCGCCAGTGGAGAGGACTATGCTTTGCTCGCTCAAGCTCTTTTGGATTTCGCGCAAGAGCTCGCTCTCTAGTTGTCTAAAGACTGGCTCTCCATGCTGACTAAATATTTGCTCTGGTGTAAGACCAGTACTCTTTGTAATCAGCTCGTCACTATCAACCATCACATGACTGCCAGTGCTGGCAATAAAAGTGGCACAGGATGTCTTACCTGAGCCCGATGGTCCTATTAAAACTATATTTTTCAAGGTTAAAAGTTGACAGTTGTTTTTGATTGAGTGTGGGCCAGCCCTGCCTTACGATAACATTCCTGGGCTTTGAGCTGGGCATCAGTTAAGCTGGGATCAAGGGCAATTGCTTGCTTAAACTCTTTGCCGGCATTGATGTAGTCACCCTGATGATAGAGTGCCAGTCCCATGCCATAACGGGCCGAGCCCATTGTCGGAGCCAGAGCAATTGCTTTTTCGAAGTGTTCGATAGCTTTTTGGTATTGGCCGATAGATGTGTAAATCGAGGCTATATTATTTTGCGCCGCGGCCATTTGAGGATTGGCTGCCAGAGCTCTCTTGTAGGCATCAATAGCTTTACCATTATTACTTTGAGTGGCATAGATATTGCCCAAATTAAAGGCAGTGTTGGCGTCGCCACCATTTAGTGCAAGGGCACTGACATAGGCTTGCGATGCTTCTTTGAGTTTGCCTCTTTGCTGGTAGATGTTGCCTAGCATGGCATAGGTAGAGGCTTTGGGTTGGAGCGAGAGACATTTTTTTAGCTCTTGCTCGGCCAGGTAATAGTTGTTTGTGGCCATGGCTGCTTGTCCCAGGGCCTCGTGTGCTGCCACCAGGTCTGGTTCTACGCTTAAGACTACATTGAGTTCTCGTATTGCTTCGCTAAAGCGCCCTATCTGCATCTGAGCGCCAGCTCTAGCCAATCCTTTGACTACTTCTGGTCTGAGTTTTTCGCCTTTGTTACTGTCCTGCGTATGACTCAGTCCGCCACCAATGGTGACATCACGGTTGAGTTCATCGAGCTGGCTTACTACTTTGCGGTTGTCGCCCAATTTTTCAAAGACACGAGCGAGATTGGAATGTGCCGATGATAGCTCAAGACGCATGGCCGAAATAGAAACTGTTAGTTGACCAGCCTGATTTAGATCACCACTTATTTTTGCCTGCTCGACTGCCGCTAAAAGCTCCTGAATATTGGCTTTTGATAACAGCACTGCCTGCCTAAACTGGGCTTCAGCTTCATCCATTTCACCTAGCTCAGCATAAATAATGCCAAGACGGTTATGCAGCGTGGGATTGCGAGGGTCTTTTTCTAATTGTTGATTGAGTGTGGCCACAGCCTGGTCGACAATTCTGACCTGGCTAGCTGTGTTTTGCTGTTTTGATTCTTTGCTCTTAGGGGCTACTACTGGACCTGGATCGGGTGCTTTGCCACTGGCAGTAGGTGTGATAGTGCTACCAGCGGTGCCGGGCAGGTGCAATGTGCTTGCCAGATTGGTCAAGCCAGGTAAAACTTTTGCTGATCCCGAAGCTATCAGTGCGCCAAAATTGCTCAACTCCGGCGTGTCTTTTACGGCCAGATAAACACCTGGTATAAGCGTAACCGCGGTGCCTCCTAAAAAGAGCAGGAGAAGCATGCGCGAGCTACGTCGATTGCCAGTGTGTAAGGATTTAGAGATTTGACTAGTGCTAGCCAAAGATACTCTCGCTTGACGCCAATCGCCGGTTGTGGGATATCAGGTAAAGCTAGAGTAAGGTTGGCTCACGTCCCCGTCAATAGGGGTAATTACGCATGCAGGCAAATCTAGCTCAATTTTGGGACAGTTAATTGATGGAAATAGCTCCAGCTTTACAACTCCGCCTTGATTAGACGTCTCTTATTAATACTCTAAAAGTACAGGAGTGACATGCCGATAACTGATTTATTTATTTGGACTTGTTATACAAAATGACCAGTCCTAATATCCCAATCACTATATTAGGCAGCCAGGCCGCCAGCATCGGTGGTATGCGTCCGGCATCCCCCATGGCACCTGATGACGACTGCAAGACATAATAAAGAAAGACCACGACCGCACTATATATAAGACCCAGGTTGCTGCGCGAGCGTCTCGCCAACAGTCCCAAAGGTGCACCTGCCAGAGCCACAATGAGACAGGCTAGAGGCTGTGAGTACTTTTGGTAGTAGCGCACAAGCAGGTCGTTTGTCTGACCATTGCTCTTTTTGAGCAGCTCCAGATAATTACCAAGCTCAATCAAGTTCATTTCTTTGGGGGCGACTTTACCAGTCTCCATAACCTTTTGCACTGTGGAAAGACCTGGTATGACCATCTTGTCAAACTGCATCACCCTTGTGATATCAGAGTCTCCCGATAGTACATAAGTCCGGCCTTTTTCGAGAGTCCACTCACCATTGGACCAGAGTCCTGATGTAGCGGCAATAATCTGTACCAGCTTGTCGCGGGTAAAGTCGAGCACAATGATGTTATTCAAAAACTTGCCACTGTAATAGCCCACATAAAAGAGGCGATTGAGAGTCAGGTCTTTACCCCGTTCAAAATAAGTAAAGTTGGCTTGTCCAGCTGGTAATTCGGTTTTGTAGAGAGCCTGAAACTCCAGTCTTTTACTGGTGCGGTTGGCCCACGGCACGACTAGCTCGTTGAGACCAAAGCTGACAAAACTGGTCAATAGACCAAACATCAAAGGTGCCACCATGATGCGATAAAAGCTCACACCACTGGTACGTAGAGCGATAATCTCAGAGTCGCCAGAGAGTCTGTTAAAGACCAGCAGTGTACCTAACAGTACACCGATTGGGATGGTCATAACGATTACTTCTGGTAAGTGCAGACCGAGGATAGCTAGCGCCATCTCCAGCGGCACGCCTGATCTCATCACCAGGTTAAAGATAGTTTTGAGCTGGTCGGCACCAAACCATACGCCGGTGACGATACCGATACCAAAGAGCAGTGGCTGCCAAAATTCGTTGGCGATATAACGGTCAACAAGTTTTAGCCCGATCATAGACTGAAGTCCTCACCAAGATACTGTTTGCGGGCGATAGGGCTATCAGCAACTTCGCGCGAGCTGCCGGCTACAAGGATTTTGCCGGCGTCAATTAAATAGGCTCTATCTGTGATTTTTAGTGTTGCTCGCGGGTTGTGGTCGGTTAGCAACACACCGAGGTTCCATTCGTCGCGTAGACGGCGAATCAGTCCCTGGATATCTCCAATCGAAATTGGGTCAACCCCGGTAAAAGGTTCGTCCAACAGGATAAATTCAGGCTCGGCAGCCAGGCAGCGGGCTAATTCCAGTCGTCTGCGTTCACCACCGGAGAGCGACATGGCCACAGTCTCGCCTAGATATTGCAGACCAAATTGCTCAAGCAAGTTGCTGATACGTTGTTTGTGCTCCCGATTGGGGAAGTTGCGCATCTCGAGGATGATTTTGATGTTTTCGACTACAGTTAGTTTGCGAAAGATTGATGTTTCTTGGGGCAGATAACCGACACCCAGCCTTGATCTTTCGTGAATGGGCAACTTTGTCATATTGACGTTGCCCATCGAGATGCGACCCTTTTCGGGGGTGACAAGACCCAGCACCATATCAAATGATGTGGTTTTACCGGCTCCGTTACGTCCTAGCAAGCCGACTACTTCGCCGCGGCTGACATGGAAGCTGACTCCGTCAACAACACGTCTGCCGGCGTAGGATTTTTGTAGGTTTTCGATTATGAGTGTTTTGGTGGCAGTGGTGGCCGCTGCTGCTGAGGTCATTGTGTGAATTCTACCCTGGTTGTACTGACTTGCTGGTTAGAGCCAGGTCTAGCCGCAGTCTGAGCTGGTTTTTTGTTAGCCAGTTGGAAATTGCTGGCCGGAATATGTGATGGTGCACCCGGTCTCTTTTGCAAGAGAAAGGCTTTTGTATTGCCTTCAGCGAGGACTTTGCGGTCATTGACCGTCATCACAATTTTATCGGCAATCCAGCGTTTACCAGGCTGGGTGATTTGACTCCTGCCAATGAAGTAAATTTTTTCGGCTTGACCATCAGCGTTGCGCAAAAGCACAACCTTTGGTCCGATGCCTACAGTGTCCTGGTAGAAGATTTTGACACTGCCGGTAGCATCAAGACGACCGGTGTCTTTGTTGTAGTCCTGGCTGTCTGAAACAATGATAATTGGTGCCTGCTGGGCTTCGGGCTGGACTTGGTTGTCTGCGCCGTTGACCAGGTTGGAGATTTGTCCTGATTGGCTATTGACCAGAGGCTCGACATTGTCCACTTGTGGCTTGGGAGCTTCGGGTTTACTACCAGCTTTGGCCTGACCAGTCTGAATTACTTTGGAGCGCACATGACCGGTGGCCTGGAGTCGCTTGGTATTGAGGAAATAGGTCATGTTGTCAGCCTGGGTATTGTTTTGACCCTGAGTGGCATTGACGTGACCTTTAAAGATTGCTGCTTCTGGTTTGGTATCGAGACCATAAGCCATGTGCAAACTATCGGAGAGCACGTTGATGTCTCCGGCTTTTACTTTGACATTGCCAAAAGCTTCAAATTTGCCTGACTGTCTATCGTATTCCTGTCTGTCTGCGTCGGTAATGATCTTGGTCGGACCTTGCTCGCTATCCATACCACTTTTAGCGGCTGGTTTAGCAGGGGCAGTAGTGGGAGAGCTAGCGATTTTTTGACCATCGCCATCAAACTCATCACCATCTACGGTGTCAGCATCTGCTTTGGCTTTTGCTGCCTGGGCTAGTTTTTCTTTTTCTTTTGCGGCAGCTGCTGCTTTAGGATTGCCAGCTTTGATTGGTGCTTGACTGTCAGGGGCACCGGGCCATTTGACAGGACCACCAGTGGTGGCGGCGGCGGTGGCAGGCGCTGGTGCATCGCCACTGCCAGCGGCTTCGTTGATTACTTCGGAGTGGCTGTGACCTTCGGCGATAATGCGCGAGCTGGCCATCTCAAATGTGAGAGTATCGGCGTCGATTTTGTTAGGACCCTGAGTCAAGCGCGGATGCCCAGTAAAGATGGCGCGCTGAGGCTGACCAGTGGCTGGATCGCGGTAAAGTGTGGCGATAGGAGCAACAATAACACTATCTTTAAAGAGTACTCTGACGTTGCCTCTGGCAATAACGTGATCGCCAGCAAATTCTTGTTCGTTAGCCACAATATCAATAGGACCAGAGCTAGCACCATCTCCAGGCATCGCTGGTCCCTGTGCTCTTGCTTGAGGTGTGCCCAGTAAATCAAAAATCGGCAACCCTGTTTGTGTCATGAGAGCCGAGAGACTGATTATTGCCAGGATTTGTTTTTTGTTTGCCATTGCTTGAGTCCGGAATGATTTCCTAGTTGATTTGCGCTTGTTGCTATATCTGTTTATTGAGTGATGGCTTATTGAATGACGGCGTGTGTATTACCAATAATCTTGAGATCTTCCAGATCGGCTTTGCCCAGCACGCCTGTGGCGTAATTGCCGGTCACCTTGGCTACCCCGGTCCAGTCGATGTTAACACCCCCGGTGGCTTTAAACTGATTTTTTTTCGTTAATTCCAGCTTGCTTGTTTCAAGTCTTGACTTTCCTTCCTGGCCCATCGCTATGACCTTTTGTTTGTCATTGCTATCCAGTTGGATTTGACGAGAGGCTTCGTCTGCCATGCCTATTGGCGCAATCAAGTGCATCTTTTCTTTGCCGTCGTCAAAGTACTGCATGTCAATTGAGTCCAGCGAAAACTTGCGGTCTTTTTCGAGTACAGCTCTTTTGGCTCTGAGAATCCAGCGGATGTGGTTAGCATCATCGATTTCTTTGAGTTCGTAGTTGTCAATAGATGTTGTAACCGCTGTTGGATTTAAACGACGCTGTTCTTCCGCTTCTTTTTCGATGCGGTTAGCCATGTTTTGGGCGTAAAACATCAGTCCAACAATGGTGCCTAATATTGATAAAGCCAGGATGAGTTTGAATGCATCGGTCCTAAATATCCACATCCTGTTATTTAAGACCTCCTTTGCTGATTTCTTTTGACTCTGATTTGCTGCCGCTTGGCAACGTGGTGGCGTCCACTTTGTCCTTAGACTGAATGCCTGATGAAGATGTTGCCACAGGCTCAGCTTGAGTAGATTGATTTGCGTTCATATCAGTACGAAGTGCTATAGCTTTAGAAACATTCCGCAAGCATTCTTTGAGATTGCCTTGTTTGAGAAAACCTTCGCCCAGGAAAAAATAGGGTGCGGGATTATTAGGATTTTGTTGTTTTGCCATCTCCCACTGTGCAATCGACTCATCTAGTTTGCCTGATGACTCCAGTGCCAGGTGGGCCCGGTAGATGCGAGCCCAGGTATCACCTGGATCTCGTGCTATTACCTGGTCGAGTTTATCGAGAGCGAGTTTGTAGTACTGTTGTATCTGTGGTATTGCCTGTGGTGAGGCACCAGAGACTGTCTTTTGTATATGTGTCATGTCGGACAGTACAGAGCCACTGCTTTTGCCAGTGCTTTCTTCTGCATCCTTATTAGTCTCTGTATCTTTATTAGCTACGGCGTCTTTATTAGCTATTGCGTCTTTATTAGCTATTGCATCCTTATTAGGTGGATTTTTGGCATTGTCCAGCCATTCTTTATAGGCTGTGTTTTGATGACTGTATTTGGCCAGTACATAGGCTTTCATGTAGTAAGCCCAGGCCAGGTGATAGCGCACTTGATTGTCGTCTGGATAGTAAGTGAGCATGTCCTCATAGCTTTTGATCATCTTGTCAAAATAAGCAGGACCACCCTGTTTTTCGGCTAACTTGCGAGCCCGGCGTACTTCTTTGAGTGCGTCTTCCACCATACAGGTGCGACTGAGGGCTACGGCATAGATAAAGCTAGCCTCGGGGCTATCGGCAAAGTTTTCGCGCTGTTTGCGAGCCAGAGTGACATCGTTGGTACAGACGATATCCTCAAAGCCAGTATTGACCACCAGTGCCTTGCCTGGAGCCAGTATCACTTTGGCGACAGGCTCATCGCTGGGTTTGGCGTCGTCTTTAGCCGCCTCACTGCCCTGGTCGGGGGTGGCATTGACCGTTGCAGCCTTATCCACGGCTGGGCTTTTAGATGGGCTGGATTTTGCTGGGTTGAGCTGGTCTGCAATACCATGAGCTTGAGTAACCTGAGCTGGAGTAGCCTGAGCTGGAGTAGTCTTAGCTGGACTGCTCTGAGCCAGGCTGGGCAGCCAGGCGCTGCTCAGGATTAAATATGACAGGGCAAAGAGGCACGCCGGAGCGCCTGCTCTTAAGTAATGGTGGGCTTTTGACTTGATTTTCATCTGACCTCTTGTAAAGGATAACAGAGTTAGTCAAAAAGCCTGTGGGATGGCTCTAACCTGGCAGCTAAGTTGGTTTACAGTTTTTTCAAGTGCGGCGCTTCTAGCCACTTTTTTGTCATAGTTCTGTCACAAATCTGTGGCAATCTTAATCAATCGCACCCCGTTTTCTTGAGGACCACCCCATGTTTCACCAGGAATTGCAGACTGCTAGCTCTAGCTATCAGGAAGAAAGCCGACAGTATAGCCAGGACAGCCATTTAAGATTTTTACTAGAAGCCCACAAAAATGTACTGCAACTGAGAGCCCAAAATAGCTCCAGATCTGCTAGTTACTGCCTGCCAGCCCAAGATAACCTCAAGCCCTTTGGCGCGAGCACAGCACGTTAATTTACTATGACCTGGCTAATTAATAAGCCGAGCCTTTGCCGTTTTTGCCTTTTAAAATGAGTCTTTCGACTTCTTGCAGGTCGGAGACTATATGAGTCGGTGCTGAGCGCTCCAGCATTGCTTTGGTGTGTACCCCAGTGGTCACTCCGATGGCATCTACTCCGGCATTTTTGGCCATATCCAGGTCAAAAATAGAGTCTCCTATGACTACAGCATCGTCATGGGTCATGGCTAATTTTTCGACGGTGATATGCACAGACTCAGGGTGAGGCTTGTGATTGGTCACTTCTTGCGCACCTACCACCATGGCAAAGTATTCGTTGAGATTGTGGTGATCGATTACGACCTGGACGAGATTTGAGCGCTTGGACGAGGCGATTGTCACTACCACGCCAGCGTTTTTGAGATTTTTGAGCAGGTCAGCCATATGTGGAAACGGCGGGCAAATCTCAATTGCCTTGGTATCGTATATGGCGCGGTAGCGATTGGCTACTTCCAGGTGAAAGGCCGCATCGTTATCAGGAAAAATGATTTCCATCTGCTTGGGTAGCGGCACGCCAACTAGATGCTGCCATTCTTCGATGATTTCTTCATCAAAGTTGTACTCTTTGACCACGTCACGCATGACGTCAATGATGCCTGGAGTTGAGTCTACAAGGGTGCCATCAAAATCAAAAATTGCTAGTTTGTACAAGGTAATTCCTTTTTTGGTTTGTTAAACCTAAGCTGTTGTTTTGGTTTTTTGCATCAGATGCAAAAAGCGATCAAACAAGTATGTGCTGTCATGCGGACCAGGACTGGACTCGGGGTGGTATTGCACAGCAAAGATAGGGAGTTCTTTGTGTCTTATACCTTCTACGGACATGTCGTTTAAATTGATGTGAGTAAGCTCAAGATGGTCCGGGATGGAGCTATCATCCACGGCAAACCCATGGTTTTGAGAGGTTACTTCTACTTTGCCTGTGGTCAGATCTTTGACTGGTTGGTTGCCACCACGGTGCCCAAACTTGAGTTTAAAGGTGCGCGCACCCATGGCGATAGAGAGCAACTGGTGTCCAAGACAAATGCCAAATATTGGGATTTTGCTGTTAATTAGCTTGGGTAATTCGGCCAATATATCGCTGCAAGCAGCCGGATCGCCAGGACCGTTGGACAAAAAGATGCCGTCCGGTTTGCTCTCCAAAATCACAGCGGCTTTGGTGGAGGCGGGATAAACAGTGGCTTCGATGTCGCGTTTGGCAAGCTCTCTCAAAATATTTTGCTTGCAACCAAAGTCCATCACTGCCACTTTGTATTTGCCATTGCCGACTTTATAGATTTTGCTTGTTGTTACTTCGCCGGTGAGGTCCTGACCGGTCATGTCTGGCAGCTCTCTGACTTGCTTGATCAGGCTCTCTTTGACTCCGGCTATATCGATATCATGCTCAGTAGATATTAAACAGCGCATCGCGCCTTTGTCGCGGATGGCGCGTGTGATCATGCGTGTATCTATCTCGGATATGCCGACAATGCCATGCTCTTTGAGGAAGGCATCAAGGCTCATCACAGCCTGCTGATTGCTATAGATACGGGAGAGATGGCGCACTACCATGCCCCGGGCATAGATTTTGCTACTCTCATTGTGGTCGCTTGAGATGCCGTAGTTGCCTATCTCTGGATAGGTAAATGTGATTATTTGACCTGCATAACTGGGGTCGGTCAGTACTTCCTGATAACCAGTCAAACTGGTGTTAAATACCAGCTCTCCAGTGGCTACGCCAGGTTTGCCAAAGGACAGACCAGTCAAAACTGTGCCGTCTTCTATTACTAAATGAGCCTTTGTGTGTCCCTCTGGGAGGTTGATTGAGACTTGACCCTGAGCATCCCGTGTCAGCATCTTGACAGTTTCCGACATTAAATTAGCTTCCCCCTGACCGACAAATACCGACTATGCGGTCAAATAAGTGTCGCTTAAAACTCCAGGCACGCCATTGCTACACCGGTAAGATCTATCTTACCCAAATTTGCTAAAACACTGTACAGCTATCCTGCATTGACTTAAGTTGAGCCTGGCTGCGGCGTTAAAGCTGGCTGTAAAGATACCAGCTTGAGGCTGTCAGTAAGTCAATCTCGTTAAGCTAAAGCAAAGCTTACTTCGCTTTGTTCAATCTGGTCCCCCAGGTACCTTTAGTCCTTAGTATCATTATGAGCGTCATAAGGGGACTGCTTAGCAAAATGGACGCAATTAACGATTACTATCACCAGCTGGGGTTTCTTTTCCCCCATCTGCTTTTGACTCTTGGTATTTTGTTTGCCGCACTGTTTAACCTGTTTTTTCCCAAAGCCAAGGGGATGACTCCCTTTGTGTCTTTGATCGCCCTGGGTGGCGCTTTTGCGGTGTTAATCTCGCAAATGACCCAGACCTGCAGCCTTTTTCGCGGTGTCTTTACTGTCGACCCGCTCTACTCGCTCTTTAGCCTCCTGGCAGTTGCCGTAGGCATCGTGGTAGTGCTGATGAGCATGGGTTATGACCACAAGTTTGGTCGCAATACAGGCGAGTTTTATGCCATCCTTTTGACAGCTGTACTGGCTAACCTCTTTTTGGCAGGATCGACTGACTTAATCATGCTCTTTGTCTCGCTAGAGACCTTGAGTATCTGCTGTGTGCTCCTATCAGGCTTTATGAAGCGCGATTTGCGCAGTCAGGAAGCATCCCTTAAATATTTGCTTTCGACTGCCGCCACTACTGCCACTTTGCTCTATGCCCTATCTTTCCTCTATGGTCTATCTGGCTCCACCAACTTCGAAGTTATCAGAGAAGCCTTGACCGTGGCTGCTTCGGGCAAAATCTCGTTCTTCCAAGTTTTGCTTTTGACTCTTGTATTGAGTGCTGTTGGCTTTAAGCTCTCAACAGTACCTTTCCACATGTGGACCCCAGACGTATACGAGGGCGCTCCCACTCCTGTAACCGCCTTCCTCTCTATTGGTTCTAAAGCTGGTGGTTTTGTTGTTGCCATAAGACTGCTCTCAGTCATGTTTGCTCAGTACCAGTCCACCTGGGTGGTACTCCTGGCAATCCTGGCCATCCTATCTATGGTGGCCGGTAACTTGATTGCTATGGCTCAAGTGTCATTTAAGCGCATGCTCGCTTACTCCAGCATCGCTCATGTCGGCTATATCCTTATTGGCTTAATCGCTGGTGGCGAAGCTGGACTGAGTGCAATGGTCTTTTATGTCATGGTCTACGGCTTTATGAACCTCGGTGCTTTTGCTGGAGCAATCCTCTTTAGCAATGAGACTGGCTCAGATCGCATCGAAGACTACGCCGGTTTGATTCGTCGTCGTCCACTTCTTGCCATCGGTATGGCCATCTGCTTGCTCAACCTGGCTGGTTTGCCTCTGCCTCCAGCTGGATTCTTTGCCAAAGTATTTGTCTTTACTGCCGGTGCCCAAATCACCCAACCATTCCTGGGCTTGCCCATGGGCTGGGTGCTAGTCGGTACAGCTCTGGTGACATCGATACCTGCGCTCTTCTACTATTCACGCGTGATTATCATGATGATCGTGCCTGAGCCAAGCGAAAAAGTCG
Above is a window of Candidatus Obscuribacter sp. DNA encoding:
- the aroQ gene encoding type II 3-dehydroquinate dehydratase codes for the protein MLRLLVINGPNLNLLGLRETSIYGSGTLQDLQNKLTLKSSELGCLLDFVQSNHEGALVDAIQGAPQAGYQGIVINPGAYGHTSIALRDALLTVALPFVEVHISNIYAREEFRHKSLLSDIASGVIVGTGQIGYELAIRALVLQSNQA
- a CDS encoding AAA family ATPase, whose protein sequence is MKNIVLIGPSGSGKTSCATFIASTGSHVMVDSDELITKSTGLTPEQIFSQHGEPVFRQLESELLREIQKSLSEQSIVLSTGGGLPITAGNFEVLESIGHIVYLKANPEILAKRVQDGPARPMLNQTDNPSDTLTSRIETLITLREPVYKRANDIIDTTRHTIEEVSRLILTCIA
- a CDS encoding tetratricopeptide repeat protein encodes the protein MASTSQISKSLHTGNRRSSRMLLLLFLGGTAVTLIPGVYLAVKDTPELSNFGALIASGSAKVLPGLTNLASTLHLPGTAGSTITPTASGKAPDPGPVVAPKSKESKQQNTASQVRIVDQAVATLNQQLEKDPRNPTLHNRLGIIYAELGEMDEAEAQFRQAVLLSKANIQELLAAVEQAKISGDLNQAGQLTVSISAMRLELSSAHSNLARVFEKLGDNRKVVSQLDELNRDVTIGGGLSHTQDSNKGEKLRPEVVKGLARAGAQMQIGRFSEAIRELNVVLSVEPDLVAAHEALGQAAMATNNYYLAEQELKKCLSLQPKASTYAMLGNIYQQRGKLKEASQAYVSALALNGGDANTAFNLGNIYATQSNNGKAIDAYKRALAANPQMAAAQNNIASIYTSIGQYQKAIEHFEKAIALAPTMGSARYGMGLALYHQGDYINAGKEFKQAIALDPSLTDAQLKAQECYRKAGLAHTQSKTTVNF
- a CDS encoding LptF/LptG family permease, with protein sequence MIGLKLVDRYIANEFWQPLLFGIGIVTGVWFGADQLKTIFNLVMRSGVPLEMALAILGLHLPEVIVMTIPIGVLLGTLLVFNRLSGDSEIIALRTSGVSFYRIMVAPLMFGLLTSFVSFGLNELVVPWANRTSKRLEFQALYKTELPAGQANFTYFERGKDLTLNRLFYVGYYSGKFLNNIIVLDFTRDKLVQIIAATSGLWSNGEWTLEKGRTYVLSGDSDITRVMQFDKMVIPGLSTVQKVMETGKVAPKEMNLIELGNYLELLKKSNGQTNDLLVRYYQKYSQPLACLIVALAGAPLGLLARRSRSNLGLIYSAVVVFLYYVLQSSSGAMGDAGRIPPMLAAWLPNIVIGILGLVILYNKSK
- the lptB gene encoding LPS export ABC transporter ATP-binding protein; translated protein: MTSAAAATTATKTLIIENLQKSYAGRRVVDGVSFHVSRGEVVGLLGRNGAGKTTSFDMVLGLVTPEKGRISMGNVNMTKLPIHERSRLGVGYLPQETSIFRKLTVVENIKIILEMRNFPNREHKQRISNLLEQFGLQYLGETVAMSLSGGERRRLELARCLAAEPEFILLDEPFTGVDPISIGDIQGLIRRLRDEWNLGVLLTDHNPRATLKITDRAYLIDAGKILVAGSSREVADSPIARKQYLGEDFSL
- the lptC gene encoding LPS export ABC transporter periplasmic protein LptC; its protein translation is MWIFRTDAFKLILALSILGTIVGLMFYAQNMANRIEKEAEEQRRLNPTAVTTSIDNYELKEIDDANHIRWILRAKRAVLEKDRKFSLDSIDMQYFDDGKEKMHLIAPIGMADEASRQIQLDSNDKQKVIAMGQEGKSRLETSKLELTKKNQFKATGGVNIDWTGVAKVTGNYATGVLGKADLEDLKIIGNTHAVIQ